A region of Deltaproteobacteria bacterium DNA encodes the following proteins:
- a CDS encoding TetR/AcrR family transcriptional regulator: protein MSTEKALEKANLTSKEKISTREKILETSIKLFAEKGFNGTTTKEIAEIADVNEALIFRHFSTKRELYGAIIEKKIDEEPGIELSLETHKDSKDDNLVFTAIATRMFEKCGKDSSFIRLLHFSALEGHELSDMFFETYVEYVNMLLCDYIETRIADGAFKKVDPLYASQAFIGMIVNHIIVQELFGDKKRNNTDQKRLVETFVKIFLNGIKS, encoded by the coding sequence ATGTCAACAGAAAAAGCGCTCGAAAAAGCTAATTTAACCTCAAAGGAAAAGATAAGCACCAGAGAAAAAATACTTGAAACGTCAATAAAACTTTTCGCGGAAAAAGGCTTCAATGGTACTACTACCAAAGAGATAGCGGAGATAGCCGACGTAAACGAAGCCCTCATATTCAGACACTTCTCGACTAAGAGAGAGCTTTACGGCGCGATTATCGAAAAGAAAATCGATGAAGAACCGGGTATTGAGCTTTCGCTCGAAACCCATAAAGACTCCAAAGACGACAACCTGGTGTTCACCGCTATAGCTACGCGCATGTTTGAGAAGTGCGGCAAGGACTCAAGCTTCATAAGACTCCTTCACTTCAGCGCTCTCGAGGGTCACGAGCTATCCGATATGTTCTTCGAAACCTATGTTGAATACGTAAATATGCTTCTCTGCGACTACATCGAAACCAGAATAGCCGACGGAGCATTTAAAAAGGTCGACCCGTTGTACGCTTCCCAGGCTTTTATAGGCATGATCGTCAACCACATAATCGTTCAGGAACTTTTCGGAGATAAAAAAAGGAATAATACCGATCAGAAGCGGCTTGTAGAAACATTCGTGAAAATTTTTCTAAACGGGATAAAATCATAG
- a CDS encoding TolC family protein, whose amino-acid sequence MTKILLLLLISMTGSGGVLNLTLQDAVRIALENNRDIKIQEKNVEFSEGEIKTQQGEFDPLFNVVSFYNDSAFPTTSTFIPSGTVSQKEFEAEAAIDGKLPTGSFYNLGFTTTRTDTNSPLEDLSPNWFNFVNFSLGQELLRNFGVDVNRTFIITAKRTNRISQKELENTISQVVLEVERRYWLVVAAKKNLELERTALELAIDLGNRNQIQVDVGVLPPVAVTQAESEVAAREVSVIRAENALQAAEDDLKNLLAMDLSQQIAATDEPTTTKYEFSEEESLEVAYEERPEIEQAKLNIDNKETLKKYYSNQRLPRLAVEGSLQLQGLGGDENPDRLSFGDEPEPIPPQFNSPGDAFRQIFGADFTTWQILGIFSFPIFNRTARGNYTKATAELTRSVIELSKTKDDVALDVRSAIRQIENSLRAIKAAQVSIDLAEEVVNNEQERLNVGIGTTREVLEAQRDLIDAGVREITAVTSYNIALAELEFAKGTILQNNLVEIEE is encoded by the coding sequence ATGACCAAGATTTTGTTATTACTTTTGATCTCTATGACGGGCTCAGGGGGAGTGCTCAATCTGACACTTCAGGATGCCGTCAGGATCGCCCTTGAAAATAACAGGGACATAAAGATACAGGAAAAGAACGTCGAATTCTCGGAAGGGGAGATAAAAACTCAGCAAGGGGAATTCGACCCGCTGTTCAATGTGGTTTCTTTCTATAACGACAGCGCGTTTCCCACCACCAGCACTTTTATTCCGTCGGGAACTGTAAGTCAGAAGGAGTTCGAGGCCGAAGCGGCGATAGACGGAAAGCTGCCCACGGGTTCTTTCTACAACCTGGGTTTTACAACTACACGGACCGATACAAATTCTCCTCTTGAGGATCTGAGCCCTAACTGGTTCAACTTTGTGAATTTCAGTCTGGGCCAGGAGCTGCTCAGGAACTTCGGCGTGGACGTGAACCGGACCTTTATAATCACCGCCAAGAGAACTAACCGTATCTCACAGAAGGAGCTTGAAAACACAATTTCGCAGGTGGTTCTAGAAGTGGAGAGGCGTTACTGGCTGGTTGTCGCCGCCAAGAAAAATCTCGAGCTCGAAAGGACGGCGCTCGAGCTTGCGATTGATCTCGGGAACAGGAACCAGATTCAGGTAGATGTCGGTGTGCTGCCGCCCGTTGCTGTAACACAGGCGGAGTCGGAAGTGGCCGCGAGGGAAGTAAGCGTGATCAGGGCGGAAAACGCGCTTCAGGCAGCCGAGGATGACCTTAAAAACCTGCTGGCGATGGACCTGTCTCAGCAAATAGCCGCCACAGACGAGCCCACTACGACAAAGTACGAGTTCAGCGAGGAAGAGTCGCTTGAAGTTGCCTATGAGGAGCGCCCGGAGATAGAGCAGGCTAAGCTAAATATCGACAATAAGGAGACCCTGAAGAAATACTATTCTAATCAGAGGCTTCCGAGACTGGCCGTAGAGGGCAGCCTTCAGCTCCAGGGGCTCGGGGGTGACGAGAACCCGGACCGCCTGAGCTTCGGCGACGAGCCCGAACCGATACCGCCACAGTTCAACAGCCCCGGGGACGCGTTCAGGCAAATCTTCGGTGCGGATTTTACCACGTGGCAGATTTTAGGGATATTCAGCTTCCCGATTTTTAACAGGACAGCCCGCGGAAATTACACGAAGGCGACTGCTGAGCTTACAAGGAGTGTTATAGAGCTGAGCAAAACGAAGGACGACGTTGCGCTCGACGTTAGGAGCGCGATAAGACAGATCGAAAACAGTCTCAGGGCTATAAAGGCGGCTCAGGTATCGATCGACCTTGCCGAGGAGGTAGTAAATAACGAGCAGGAGAGGCTTAACGTGGGAATAGGGACTACTCGCGAGGTTCTCGAGGCACAGAGGGACCTGATTGACGCCGGGGTAAGAGAGATCACGGCTGTGACCAGTTACAACATCGCGCTCGCCGAGCTCGAGTTTGCCAAGGGAACCATTCTTCAAAACAATCTGGTTGAAATCGAAGAGTAA
- the trxA gene encoding thioredoxin has product MASDGIIELSDSNFDTEVIKSETPVLVDFWAPWCGPCRALAPIVEEISTDYEGKLKVGKLNVDENQQITMKFGIRSIPTLIVFKGGQAVEQVIGAVPKGEIERAIGKAL; this is encoded by the coding sequence ATGGCCAGCGACGGAATAATTGAGTTAAGCGACTCCAATTTTGATACGGAAGTAATAAAGAGCGAAACTCCTGTTCTCGTTGATTTTTGGGCTCCCTGGTGCGGCCCTTGCCGCGCTTTGGCGCCGATTGTCGAAGAAATTTCAACCGATTATGAGGGTAAGCTGAAGGTGGGCAAATTAAACGTTGACGAAAATCAGCAGATTACGATGAAATTCGGAATCAGAAGCATACCGACACTCATCGTCTTTAAGGGCGGTCAGGCAGTGGAGCAAGTTATAGGGGCAGTGCCTAAGGGGGAAATCGAACGAGCTATAGGTAAAGCATTATAA
- a CDS encoding GMC family oxidoreductase: MATDKHYDVIIIGTGAGGGTLAYHLAPSGKSILLLERGDFLPREKENWDVNKVFLDNRYVSRDPWHDKDGNAFQPGVHYFVGGATKMYGAALFRLRKEDFGEVRHHGGISPAWPISYEDLEPYYTRAEKIYHVHGLRGEDPTEPGASEPYPYPPVAHEARIAELAESLEREGYHPFHAPTGVLLNEEDRNMSDCIKCDTCDGYPCLVHAKADSEVVCVRPALTHPNVTLVTNAEVVKLNTSASGREVTEVVVRRNNGTEIYRGNIVVVSAGASNSARILLLSANDKHPDGLANGSDQVGRNYMFHNSQAVVAISVRENPTVFQKTLSINDFYFGMDGFDYPVGNIQMIGKSKGPMFRDDAPSLVPGMTLDTMARHAVDFWLTTEDLPDPENRITLNSNGEIVLSYTFNNQEPARLLREKLRDMLEKAGCHRHLIPNNLYMGKNIPLGGVAHQSGACRFGTDPASSVLDINCKAHELDNLYVVDTSFFPSIGAVNPSLTAMANALRVGDRLLERLG; the protein is encoded by the coding sequence GTGGCAACTGATAAACATTATGATGTAATCATAATCGGCACGGGCGCGGGGGGCGGTACTCTCGCGTATCATCTGGCCCCTTCGGGCAAGAGCATTCTTCTTCTGGAGCGCGGGGATTTCCTGCCCCGTGAAAAGGAAAACTGGGATGTTAACAAGGTATTCCTCGATAACCGCTACGTAAGCCGGGACCCGTGGCACGACAAGGACGGTAACGCTTTCCAGCCGGGCGTGCATTATTTCGTCGGAGGGGCTACGAAAATGTACGGAGCCGCTTTATTCAGACTGCGGAAAGAGGACTTCGGCGAGGTCCGCCACCACGGGGGGATCTCTCCCGCATGGCCTATCTCTTATGAGGACCTTGAGCCTTACTACACCAGGGCGGAGAAGATTTATCATGTTCACGGACTTAGGGGCGAGGACCCGACCGAGCCTGGGGCGAGCGAGCCTTACCCGTATCCGCCTGTCGCTCACGAAGCCAGGATCGCGGAGCTTGCAGAGAGTCTTGAAAGGGAAGGCTATCACCCGTTTCACGCGCCGACCGGGGTACTGCTGAATGAAGAGGACCGCAATATGAGCGACTGCATCAAGTGCGATACATGCGACGGTTACCCTTGTCTGGTTCACGCGAAGGCCGATAGCGAGGTCGTATGCGTAAGGCCCGCGTTAACGCATCCGAACGTGACGCTGGTAACGAACGCCGAGGTCGTAAAACTGAACACGTCCGCTTCCGGAAGGGAAGTGACTGAAGTCGTTGTAAGGCGGAACAATGGTACAGAAATATACAGAGGAAACATAGTGGTCGTGTCGGCAGGCGCGTCGAATTCGGCGCGTATATTGCTTCTTTCGGCTAACGATAAGCATCCTGACGGCCTTGCGAACGGATCCGATCAGGTCGGCAGGAATTACATGTTCCACAATAGTCAGGCGGTGGTAGCTATATCCGTACGCGAAAATCCGACTGTCTTTCAGAAGACATTAAGCATTAACGATTTTTATTTCGGTATGGACGGATTCGATTATCCGGTAGGCAACATACAGATGATAGGGAAGTCGAAGGGCCCCATGTTCAGGGATGACGCGCCTTCTCTGGTTCCGGGGATGACGCTCGACACGATGGCCCGACACGCAGTCGATTTCTGGCTTACCACAGAAGACCTGCCCGACCCCGAGAACAGGATCACGCTCAACTCTAATGGAGAGATCGTGCTTAGCTACACGTTCAACAACCAGGAGCCTGCGAGACTCCTGAGAGAGAAGCTTAGGGATATGCTGGAGAAGGCGGGGTGCCACAGGCACCTGATCCCGAACAATCTCTACATGGGGAAGAATATTCCTCTCGGGGGCGTGGCGCATCAGTCGGGTGCCTGCCGTTTCGGGACCGACCCCGCTAGTTCCGTACTCGATATAAACTGCAAGGCTCACGAGCTTGATAACCTGTATGTTGTCGATACCAGCTTCTTCCCGAGCATAGGGGCTGTAAACCCTTCGCTCACCGCGATGGCGAACGCTCTCAGGGTAGGGGACCGTCTGCTTGAAAGATTAGGCTAA
- a CDS encoding RimK/LysX family protein has protein sequence MKQKQVKLVIGRREKVDFPTLKLCDMDAKVDTGAYTSAIHCDSVRAVRKDGRRYVRFRLLDPSHPAYDEKEIRKPLLARRRIKNSFGQTEFRYIIKTKISLFGQDHDIELSLSDRSKMEYPILLGRKFLHKKFVVDVSRFNLSKKKKIIQIERDSIPRAQNADVAHKKKAALKKNKAV, from the coding sequence ATGAAACAGAAGCAGGTAAAACTCGTAATAGGGAGAAGGGAAAAAGTCGACTTTCCCACGCTTAAATTATGTGACATGGACGCCAAGGTCGACACGGGCGCGTACACTTCCGCAATACACTGCGACAGCGTGAGAGCGGTGAGAAAAGACGGCCGGAGGTATGTAAGGTTCAGGCTGCTCGACCCATCACACCCCGCCTATGACGAAAAAGAGATAAGAAAGCCGCTTCTGGCGAGAAGAAGGATAAAAAACTCTTTCGGACAGACGGAATTCAGATATATAATAAAAACCAAAATTTCACTCTTCGGTCAGGACCATGACATAGAGCTATCTCTTTCCGACAGGTCGAAAATGGAATACCCGATACTTCTCGGTAGAAAATTTTTACATAAAAAGTTCGTTGTGGACGTCTCCAGGTTCAACCTTTCCAAGAAGAAAAAGATAATTCAGATTGAACGGGACAGCATTCCCCGGGCGCAAAATGCAGATGTGGCGCACAAAAAAAAGGCCGCCCTCAAAAAAAACAAAGCGGTTTAA
- the mgtE gene encoding magnesium transporter has protein sequence MNQGSPLEFYIQKFSDYDPVISAHVIETMDIEESIEVFESLPVGITKTIFENLQNEYAAKLLSKLPDGKAGEIVRSIEPLKVSLIVGICTPELKDKIARNLTDHQKKEIRELLEYPKDSVGHIMSPNFLALRDDLRISDVLSKIKRMADQDTTPLSYLYVIDEQNRLKGVLSMRDLIIQEPHKKLGEVMIKDVFYLNAFMENEDAASIISKHKFFAVPVVDNTHKLVGIVNTNQFMGDMQEEYSADIQTIFGVDSDERPFSGTFYSLKKRLPWLSINLVTAFLAAAVVAMFEDVIARITVLAAFLPIVAGQGGNGGAQSLAVVMRGLVMREISRGDFKKLLWKEASLGLYNGIIIGLITAAIAYIWQGNMILGLVIGLAMIINLIAAGISGTVIPIALKSLGLDPAQSSMIILTTVTDIIGFAAFLGLATIFFGLTL, from the coding sequence ATGAACCAAGGCTCGCCGCTCGAATTCTATATCCAAAAATTCTCGGATTACGACCCCGTAATTTCGGCGCACGTCATAGAAACTATGGATATCGAGGAGAGTATAGAGGTATTCGAGAGTCTCCCGGTAGGTATCACGAAAACCATTTTCGAGAATTTGCAGAACGAATATGCCGCAAAGCTTCTGAGCAAGCTCCCTGACGGCAAAGCAGGAGAGATCGTACGCAGCATCGAGCCTCTTAAGGTATCGCTAATAGTCGGAATATGCACCCCTGAACTCAAAGACAAAATCGCGCGCAATCTTACAGATCACCAAAAAAAGGAGATCAGAGAGCTTCTCGAATACCCTAAAGACAGCGTAGGGCACATAATGAGCCCGAACTTCCTCGCGCTCAGGGACGATCTCAGAATTTCAGACGTGCTGAGCAAGATAAAACGCATGGCAGACCAGGATACCACACCCCTCTCTTATCTTTACGTAATAGACGAGCAGAACAGGCTCAAGGGAGTGTTAAGCATGAGGGACCTGATTATTCAGGAACCCCATAAGAAGCTCGGCGAGGTTATGATTAAAGACGTCTTTTACCTGAATGCGTTCATGGAGAACGAGGATGCGGCGAGCATCATTTCAAAGCACAAATTCTTCGCGGTCCCCGTAGTGGATAACACCCATAAGCTTGTGGGCATAGTGAACACGAATCAGTTCATGGGGGATATGCAGGAGGAATATTCGGCCGACATACAGACTATATTCGGCGTAGACAGCGACGAAAGGCCCTTTTCCGGCACCTTTTATTCGCTTAAAAAGAGACTCCCCTGGCTAAGCATAAACCTCGTTACGGCATTCCTGGCGGCGGCGGTGGTTGCGATGTTCGAGGACGTAATAGCCAGAATAACCGTTCTTGCAGCCTTCCTGCCGATAGTTGCCGGTCAGGGCGGCAACGGCGGCGCGCAGTCCCTTGCGGTAGTGATGAGAGGACTCGTTATGAGGGAGATTTCCAGGGGCGACTTCAAGAAGCTCCTCTGGAAAGAGGCAAGCCTCGGTCTTTACAACGGAATAATCATCGGTTTAATTACAGCGGCTATAGCTTATATATGGCAGGGTAATATGATACTCGGTCTGGTAATAGGGCTTGCCATGATTATTAACCTCATAGCGGCCGGCATTTCGGGTACTGTAATCCCGATAGCGCTGAAGTCCCTTGGACTTGACCCTGCCCAGTCATCGATGATCATATTGACAACGGTAACGGACATTATCGGGTTTGCGGCATTTCTGGGGCTGGCAACAATATTTTTCGGCCTTACACTCTGA
- a CDS encoding cyclase family protein, translated as MSSNRPGPKRKSQAATSQEWIDISVPISDGMVSWPGDPPVRVYRLHDMDKGDDCNVSEVSMTVHTATHMDAPSHFTKLKTGIDKMPLSAVVGNARVIEVNDPESIKVAEIRPHRIRRGERILFKTRNSKRKWDKKPFDEKFVYISTETAEYLVDRKVQTIGVDYLSIGGFESNINEVHQIILKARIWVIEGLDLSRVEPGRYEMICLPIKIENCEGAPARALLRSI; from the coding sequence ATGTCTTCCAATAGGCCCGGACCGAAAAGAAAATCTCAGGCGGCAACATCTCAGGAATGGATAGATATCTCTGTCCCGATCTCTGACGGCATGGTAAGCTGGCCGGGCGATCCCCCGGTCAGGGTTTACCGCCTTCACGACATGGACAAAGGGGATGACTGCAACGTATCCGAAGTTTCTATGACCGTTCACACAGCCACCCATATGGATGCCCCTTCCCACTTCACAAAGCTCAAAACCGGTATAGACAAGATGCCGTTGTCCGCGGTTGTGGGCAACGCGCGCGTGATTGAGGTAAACGACCCTGAATCCATAAAAGTCGCGGAGATACGCCCCCACCGTATACGCCGGGGGGAAAGAATTCTCTTTAAAACACGGAACTCAAAACGCAAATGGGATAAGAAACCTTTCGATGAAAAATTCGTGTACATTTCGACAGAGACGGCGGAATACCTGGTTGACCGAAAGGTACAGACCATAGGAGTCGATTACCTTTCGATCGGCGGATTCGAATCGAATATCAATGAAGTCCATCAAATAATACTCAAGGCACGCATCTGGGTCATAGAGGGCCTCGACCTTTCGCGGGTAGAACCCGGCAGGTATGAAATGATATGCCTTCCGATCAAGATCGAAAACTGCGAAGGCGCCCCGGCCAGGGCCCTTTTACGCTCAATCTGA
- a CDS encoding shikimate kinase: protein MNPDKRNLKNIFLVGFMGAGKTTVGRILAEEVGYRYVDADNVIEKQSGKKITEIFSEHGEEYFRALESEVLENLSNGERQVIATGGGIVTRETNWEIMNRGGITIYLKAPIATIWERIKNSKSRPLLRGEDPLGTAALLLQKRARFYERADIIIDTENLSPDSVAREIAKLL, encoded by the coding sequence ATGAATCCTGATAAGCGTAATCTTAAAAATATATTTTTAGTCGGCTTTATGGGCGCCGGTAAAACAACGGTCGGCAGGATTTTAGCTGAAGAAGTCGGTTACAGATACGTAGACGCCGACAATGTAATAGAAAAGCAGAGCGGGAAGAAAATTACCGAAATATTCTCCGAGCACGGAGAGGAATATTTCAGGGCGCTTGAATCGGAGGTTCTTGAAAATCTCTCAAATGGAGAGAGGCAGGTAATAGCCACGGGCGGAGGGATTGTCACGAGGGAGACTAACTGGGAGATAATGAACCGGGGAGGCATTACGATTTATCTGAAAGCCCCGATCGCCACCATCTGGGAAAGAATTAAAAACAGTAAATCCCGTCCCCTTCTCCGGGGGGAAGACCCGCTCGGGACCGCGGCGCTGCTGCTCCAAAAACGCGCACGGTTCTACGAGAGAGCAGACATAATAATAGACACCGAAAATCTCTCTCCGGATAGCGTTGCGCGGGAAATAGCCAAATTGCTTTAA
- a CDS encoding riboflavin synthase, translating into MFTGIIEDIGKVRGIKRKAKESVFSFEVSKINLAEVGLGDSISVNGTCLTVTSLGKNSFTVDASHETLARTNLGRLKTGNRVNLERALKVGDKLGGHMVNGHVDGVGKVSSIRKRGGSVEFGFSVPGELSKYVVEKGSVAVDGVSLTVNAVNGNEFLVNIIPYTLEETIFGELKIGSPVNIECDIIGKYVEKFVTGREKKNSIYQFPDES; encoded by the coding sequence ATGTTCACCGGAATAATTGAGGACATAGGAAAAGTAAGGGGTATAAAGCGCAAGGCGAAAGAATCCGTCTTTAGCTTCGAAGTAAGCAAAATTAACCTGGCGGAAGTCGGGCTTGGAGACAGTATCTCAGTAAACGGGACGTGCCTCACCGTAACGTCCCTCGGGAAAAACAGCTTTACCGTGGACGCCTCTCATGAGACGCTCGCCAGGACAAATCTGGGAAGATTAAAGACCGGAAACAGAGTGAATCTCGAGCGCGCGCTTAAAGTCGGCGACAAGCTCGGGGGGCATATGGTGAACGGGCACGTGGACGGCGTGGGCAAGGTGAGCTCTATCCGAAAGCGCGGTGGCTCGGTAGAGTTCGGGTTCTCAGTACCCGGGGAGTTGTCGAAATACGTCGTGGAGAAAGGCTCAGTCGCGGTGGACGGCGTAAGCCTTACGGTAAACGCGGTTAACGGCAATGAATTTCTGGTAAACATAATCCCCTACACGCTTGAAGAGACGATCTTCGGCGAGCTTAAAATCGGAAGCCCGGTCAACATAGAATGCGATATAATCGGAAAGTATGTCGAGAAATTCGTGACGGGTCGCGAGAAAAAAAACAGTATTTATCAGTTTCCGGATGAATCCTGA
- the lspA gene encoding signal peptidase II — translation MHKYITAITITAIIVAADQLSKWLVVRNIPLYGRVEFLPFLDLTHIRNPGAAFGIFRDMPESIRIPLFVVVLITAVIVIFYFLSQTQSGDRLLVISLSLILGGAIGNSIDRFKLRYVTDFIDFHWFGNPALHWPPFNLADSAITIGVILILLDTFILKRGG, via the coding sequence ATGCACAAGTACATCACCGCTATAACCATAACCGCTATAATCGTAGCGGCGGACCAGCTATCCAAGTGGCTCGTCGTCAGAAACATACCGCTTTACGGAAGAGTAGAGTTTCTGCCTTTTCTGGATTTAACTCACATCAGAAACCCGGGCGCCGCCTTCGGCATATTCCGGGATATGCCTGAAAGCATCAGGATTCCCCTGTTCGTGGTCGTGCTCATAACCGCGGTTATAGTGATCTTCTACTTCCTGTCCCAAACACAAAGCGGGGACAGACTCCTCGTGATCTCTTTGTCGCTTATTCTCGGCGGCGCGATAGGGAACTCGATAGACAGATTCAAGCTCAGATACGTAACGGATTTCATAGACTTCCACTGGTTCGGAAACCCTGCGCTCCACTGGCCGCCGTTTAACCTGGCTGACTCCGCTATTACTATCGGTGTTATACTGATACTTCTTGATACATTCATATTGAAACGGGGCGGGTAG
- a CDS encoding magnesium transporter CorA family protein, whose translation MIVKSYLIDDSLHLKEESPEQKIGERLADGKPRWIDIVDPDKRELREILSPLISDESIIEDFILRGRNLPLAHTENELYFEFPRITEEATFEIEHISFLCMRNLLITIHAGEIDPITKLASDLCNNFHLQRATIASLLYHIIENMMETNYFLYINQRDSIHNLGKSINLAPDEVDLKSILTLKNNIGRLSVMAEDQLYCLNAIQKFEGAAFDIGKQRRNFKKLDDEAQNEFRLLGRYESRLQNIHQHYDLTLQERTNNRLKVLTIIAAIFLPLNLIAGIYGMNFRYIPLLQWQYSYHLTLILMLAVSAGMLFFFYRSGWFK comes from the coding sequence TTGATAGTTAAATCCTATCTTATCGACGACAGCCTGCATCTCAAAGAGGAATCCCCCGAACAAAAAATCGGCGAGAGGCTCGCTGACGGCAAGCCGCGCTGGATAGACATAGTTGATCCCGATAAAAGGGAGCTCAGGGAAATACTTTCCCCGCTTATTTCGGATGAATCGATTATCGAGGACTTCATACTTCGGGGCAGGAACCTGCCTTTGGCTCATACCGAAAATGAGCTCTATTTCGAATTCCCCAGAATTACGGAGGAAGCGACCTTTGAAATTGAGCATATTTCCTTCCTCTGCATGCGGAACCTACTCATCACAATTCATGCCGGGGAAATAGACCCTATAACGAAGCTGGCCAGTGACCTATGCAATAATTTCCACCTGCAAAGGGCGACAATCGCATCCCTTCTTTACCATATTATCGAGAATATGATGGAAACAAATTATTTTCTCTACATAAACCAGCGGGACAGTATCCACAATCTCGGCAAGAGCATAAATCTTGCGCCGGACGAGGTCGACCTCAAAAGCATACTCACACTAAAGAACAATATCGGGCGCCTTAGCGTGATGGCTGAAGATCAGCTTTACTGTCTTAACGCCATTCAAAAATTCGAGGGAGCGGCTTTCGACATAGGAAAGCAGCGCCGCAACTTTAAAAAGCTCGACGACGAAGCGCAGAACGAATTCAGGCTGCTCGGCAGGTATGAAAGCAGGCTTCAAAACATTCATCAGCACTACGACCTCACGCTTCAGGAGAGGACAAACAACAGGCTCAAAGTACTTACGATAATTGCGGCCATATTCCTGCCCCTGAACCTCATAGCGGGAATTTATGGAATGAACTTTCGATATATCCCCCTACTCCAGTGGCAATACTCTTATCACCTAACGCTCATACTTATGCTGGCGGTTTCGGCGGGAATGCTGTTTTTCTTCTACCGGAGCGGGTGGTTTAAATAG
- a CDS encoding energy transducer TonB yields MKRSRLGKFLIPSVVVHVILIAFILVYFVDSDAGRKSGSIIVGIVGSEDTGSARPKPEKSETAKLQESVKNNVKQTAVKQKSPGEPEKKELTTAKAVERSPSAAVNRNIQTGEKKQALTDEENSATSANQGPDRNKGLQTAGNETAAIEKKGESGEAATNPVTSAGVKKSARPDYKINPAPRYPATARRRGYEGEVHLRVYVLENGRVGKIELAKPSGYEVLDETALEAVKSWVFIPGTEDGREVASWVTVPISFRLDKG; encoded by the coding sequence ATGAAGCGTTCGAGACTTGGAAAATTCCTCATTCCCTCCGTCGTCGTTCACGTGATATTGATAGCGTTTATACTCGTTTATTTTGTGGATAGCGACGCGGGCAGGAAATCGGGATCTATAATCGTGGGCATTGTCGGCAGCGAAGACACCGGGAGCGCAAGGCCGAAACCCGAAAAATCCGAAACAGCCAAATTACAGGAGTCCGTTAAGAATAATGTGAAACAGACTGCCGTAAAACAAAAATCCCCTGGTGAGCCTGAAAAAAAAGAACTGACAACCGCGAAAGCCGTAGAGAGAAGCCCTTCCGCCGCAGTCAATCGAAATATACAAACCGGTGAGAAAAAACAGGCTCTTACAGATGAAGAGAATTCGGCTACGAGCGCGAATCAGGGGCCGGATAGAAATAAAGGACTTCAAACCGCCGGAAATGAAACAGCGGCGATCGAAAAAAAGGGGGAGTCAGGAGAAGCCGCTACAAATCCGGTCACAAGTGCCGGAGTCAAAAAATCCGCCCGGCCCGATTATAAAATAAATCCGGCGCCGAGGTATCCGGCAACAGCCCGCAGAAGGGGTTACGAAGGGGAAGTGCATTTGAGAGTCTATGTGCTGGAGAACGGCAGGGTCGGCAAAATCGAGCTTGCAAAACCCTCAGGCTATGAAGTGCTGGACGAAACGGCGCTCGAAGCGGTAAAAAGCTGGGTTTTCATCCCCGGCACGGAAGACGGAAGGGAGGTCGCGAGCTGGGTCACTGTACCTATCAGCTTCAGGCTCGATAAAGGGTGA
- a CDS encoding DUF3147 family protein, translating into MLYIAVKTILTALVIVGISELGKRHTTFAALLAALPLTSLLAMIWLYVDTGDSGSIADLSIAIFWLVLPTLLFFLILPWLLRNGYNFWLSMTVSALVMIAFYAAYAAIGRKIGLPL; encoded by the coding sequence ATGTTATATATCGCAGTAAAAACTATTTTAACAGCACTGGTAATAGTAGGTATTTCGGAGCTTGGGAAGAGGCACACGACTTTTGCGGCCCTGCTCGCGGCGCTGCCGCTCACGTCTCTTCTGGCCATGATATGGCTCTATGTGGACACAGGGGACTCGGGCAGCATAGCGGATCTGTCGATAGCGATATTCTGGCTCGTATTGCCGACTCTGCTCTTTTTCCTCATACTCCCCTGGCTGCTGAGAAACGGTTATAACTTCTGGCTCTCCATGACGGTCTCTGCCTTGGTGATGATCGCATTTTACGCGGCCTACGCGGCAATCGGCAGGAAAATCGGGCTTCCGCTTTAG